ACTTCTTTCGCTTCTTCTTTCCCGTAGACGCCAGCCACTTCTACTTTAGGTTTCCCTGAGCTCATCAGGTGGTCTGGTGTGGCTTTGTATGTAAGGAAATAATGGACGATCATGTCCAAGATGGTGGAAGGGCAGTATGTAATATCTGCAATGCCACCATAAACTAGATCGTCTTCGAGAACAGCTATAATTTTATCATCAGCTTCGCCAGAGTCAATGATTCTAATGCCTCCAATAGGTCTAGCTTGAACTAATATATTTCCTTGAGTGATGTTTTTTTCTGTTAAAACACATATGTCCAGAGGGTCTTTGTCTCCAAAAATATCGGATCGATTTAGTTTTTGAGCGGAGAACTCCCCAGAACGCTTTCCACAGTATGTTTTAGGAAGTAACCCGTATAGACAAGGGCAGAAGTTAGAGTATTTTTGGGGTCTGTCTATTTTTAATAAACCACTCTCTTTATCTAGCTCAAATTTCACAGAGTCAGAAGGAGTAATTTCGATGTAACAGCAAAGGCTCTCATAGTTATCTGAGGAGAGCTCTGGGCCATGCCAAGGGTGAGGGATAAACCTTTTAGTCATTTATGGATCTCTCATTTTTTATTTTTCAGGGTATCATTATAGAGAGTTTCATACAAAATTGATAGGCCTCTTTGTTTTGACTTTTAAGTATCTTTTGATGATCATTTCTCTTTGTGTTTCAGGAGTGTTATGAAGTATCGTCTAGTTCAGGAAGACTTAAATATTGATGATTATGAAAGAGTAATAAGGTTTTCTTGTAGGGAGACGCTATTAGATTCTATCATAGCTATTCATAACACTCGTAAAGGGCCAGCTCTTGGTGGCATTCGAATGCTCCGTTATAGCTCCTTTGAAGAAGGCCTGAGGGACGTGCTTCGTTTGGCAAAGGGAATGACTTACAAGGCTTTTGTTTCTGGAGTTAATACAGGAGGAGGGAAGAGCATAATATTTTTGCCCGAAGGTGATTTTGACAGGGAAGCTTTGTTGGAAAGTTTCGGTCAAGCTGTAAACTCTTTGCAAGGAAGTTACATTTGTGCTGAAGACATGGGAACAACCCCAGACGATATGCAAGTTATTCATAGGGAGACGAAATACGTCGTAGGGAAGAAAAATGTTAGTGGAGACCCCTCTTATTATACAGCACATGGTTTGTTTCTATGTTTGAAGGCTGTGGCTAAGGAGTTAGATGCTGCTTTTGATAGGTCTCTTAGGGGCTTAAAGGTTGCCGTTCAAGGCTTGGGAATGGTAGGATTTAAGTTGGCGGAGAAGTTATTTTGGGAGGGGGCATCCCTTATTGTGGCCGATGTAAACGATGAAGTGGTGAATATTGCTCGGAAAAGGTTTTGTGCAGAGGTTGTTGATACAACGGAAGTAATGTTTGCTTCCTGTGATATATTGTCCCCTTGTGCTAGGGGCGGTGTCTTGAATAGTGAAAATGTGTCCAGATTGCGTTGCAGAGGTGTTGCTGGAGCAGCCAATAATCAGTTGGAATCCCCTGAAATAGCCGAAGAGCTGCTTAATAGAGGGATTTTGTACGCGCCAGATTATTTGGCTAATGCTGGAGGGCTGATTAATGTCGTCTCCGAGCTGGGTGGGCAATATGATCCAAGAGAAGTTCTGTTTGCTCTGGATAGAATTCCATCAGTGTTCGATGAAGCATACAAAGTTTCACGAAATAATAACATTAGTCTTGAAAGAGTCTTATTAGAGCGTTTCCAAAAAGATTTTTAGATCGTTCCTTCTGGATAGATAGCGCTTAATTTTGTCAAAACTTCTTCATGAACGTTAGGCCTGGAAGAAGCCACAATGGTCGCGTTATTTTCTAAACATAGCGAGTTTCTTATTGTTAAAGGCCTTCCTAGAAGATCGGACACAATACCTCCAGCTTCCGCTGTTAGTAAAGATCCGGGAATATGATCCCAAGGTTTAGCCTGGACTTGTACGTAAGGTACTCTAAGAAAAAAATCCACTTTCCCGGAAGCTACATAAGTGTACTTACTTTGACTATCTAACCGGACGGGTTGAGGGCGAGAGAGCAGCTGCTCACTCAATTGTCGAGTTGTTTGATGCTGTTGATTGTAAGTAGACATAGAAGCCTCGCAAAACTTGCAAGTATAAGCTTGTGCTGTGTGGATTCTTTTTCTCTCAATACTCCCTCCAGAAAAAGATAAAGAAAAAGAGCCATGGTTTTTTCTTGCGGAAAAAACTTGATAAGGTTGATGAGGATTGAGTAGTCGAGTGGTTGGATCGGAGCATGCTATAACAGAAAGAAGAGGCTCTTTATTAATCACGAGAGAAATAGCTACGGAGAAGGCTTGGTTTCTAATGAACCCAGAGGTTCCATCAATTGGATCTATCAACCAGAAGGAGTCTTCTATAGAAGGATGTTTTTGACTCAGTACTTCTGTAATAAGCTCTGGGGAAGCTTTGGTAGTGCATTGCGTTGCAAAGTTGTAAATGCTGAGTAGTTTTTCCTCTGGCAGGTCGTGATAATTCTCTTCGCAAACCAATGGGATACCAGGAGTTTTTTGAGCCAGTTGTTGTTGGATAAGAAACTGAACGCCATAGTCTGCAGATGTAACAAATGACCCATCCGATTTCTTCCAAACAGAACTGAGAGGAAGGTTTTGTTGGTAGTGCACGAGTTTTGGTAATATAGAAAAAATTAGGCGTTCAAGAAATTGTTGGTAATTGGGAAGGAGCTGATAAAATGAATCTAACATAGTTTGAGATAGATAAGCTTAAGATAAAGCATATTATCAAAAGCGCCGTTTATGTTAAACTGGAGGTAGACGGGACTGTTTTGTTAATTAAACTGCTAACAAAGGTATTGGCGAGCTAGAAGTGCTTAAGGATTTTATAAATTTTTTCATTTTTTACCTTGTGAAATTTTTGCTTTCATTGCGCTATCGATTTACGGTTACTGGATTAGATGCGTTAAACTTAGATAAATCTTGCGGGGTATTGCTTCTTTCCAATCACGTTGCAGAGATAGATCCTGTTATCATAGAATTCTTGTTATGGAGAAAATTGAAACCGCATCCGTTGGCTTCTAGCAGTTTATTCAAATCCTCTTTTGTGCGCTGGGTGCTAGGTCAAGTAGGAGCCGTTGCTGTTCCTGATGTTTCTTTTGCAGAAAAGGATAGAATTAGAAAAAAAAATGAAATCAGCAAGTACTTCTCTACTGTTTTAAAAATACTGAAGAATTCTGAGACAGTGCTTCTTTATCCATCAGGAAAGATTTCTCGCGAAGGACCAGAGGTTTTAGGAGGAAGTTCTTCTGCCTATGTTTTGTTGCAAGAGATTGATAAATGCAACGTGGTGTTGGTGAGAATTAGGGGATTATGGGGGAGTTCTTTTTCCAGATACAACAGAAACTCTACCCCTCCATTGGGAGCAACTTTTAAGAAAAGTTTCTTTGCTCTTTTGAGAAAAGGCTTTTTCTTTTTGCCCCGTCGTCCGGTATCTTTGACTTTAGAGCGGGTAGACTTTTCTCTGCTGCGGTCATTTGCAGGTAAACAGGAATTGAATCGTTTTTTAGAAGCCTGGTTCAACAGGGATCCAGAAAGAGTCTGTTTAGTTCCTTACTAATTTAGTTTTCTTGCGTTGATAGTTATATCTGAAAGAAGGAGAGCATAATGGGGCGACAAAGAGATCCCTGTGCGCCGTGTAATAAAAACTCAGGCTTTCGTCGAGGGAAGACTATTCTAGAAAAGTTCCTTCGATTGTGCGACGATTTGTCTGAAGAAATAGTTTGTTTTGAAGATCAATTAGGTTTCTTTAGTTATAAAAACACTAAGCGAGCCATTATAGCTTTAGCTAAAGAGTTTAAAAAATATTCCGGTGAATCTCTAGGTATAATGATGCCGGCTTCTATAGGGGCTTACATTTCTATGTTTGCTACCCTACTCGCGGGGAAGATCCCAGTAATGATAAATTGGACCCAAGGGAGAAGAGAATTAGTTGCAGGTTTAGAAAAAACTCAATTGAAAAGAGTTATTACTTCAAAAACCTTCTTGGAACATTTGAAAAAAAATCGTGACGAGGAAAATCTAAGAGCACTTTTTGATCCAGATCAGATGGGTGAGGTTGTTCTCGATGCTATTCATCTAAAGAAAGTGAGTATTGAGAGTATCTATGCTTCTATGGGCTGGATCAGCAAGCTCGCTGTATGGGGATTAAGCCTTCTGCCTATTTCTTGGTTACTTCGTTTCTTCGGTGTTCATAGAGTTTCTGGTGATGACACGGCGGTTATGTTGTTTACCTCAGGGACTGAAAATGTTCCCAAATGTGTTCCTCTAACGCATAATAATCTTATTGTGAATCAAGAAGATTGTTTTCCTTTCTTCGATGTTAAATCCGTAGATAAGGTAATTTCTTTTTTGCCTCCTTTTCATGCTTATGGATTTAATAGTTGTACCTTGCTTCCGTTGCTTGCAGGTGTCCCTTTGGTTTTTGTCGCAAACCCCTTAAATATTAATCGAATAATGCAGCTCATGAAAAGTAAACGAGCAACCATAATGGGGACAACACCCACTTTTTATGGCTATTTTTTAAAAAAAATAGAGAGTGACCCTAGTTTTGCTGAATCTTTATCTCTGGTTGTTTTAGGAGGAGAGCGAGTTAGCGAAGAATTGTACAACTCTTCAGAGAAATTGTTACCTCACGTGAAAGTTATTCAGGGATATGGCGCAACAGAAAGTTCCCCAGTTATTACGTTGACTCCTAGAGAATTGAATCGTGATGGAGTGGGGTATCCTTTGCCTAGATCCTCTATCAAAATTTTATGTCGTACTACTTTAACTCCTCTTCCTGAAGGAAATCCTGGGATTGTCGTTGTTGCAGGACCTTCGGTTTTTTCAGGCTATTATGGAGAGGCTCCTAATTTTGGGTTTGTTAATCTTGATGGAGAGAAGTACTATAATACCGGTGACATAGGTCTTCTGACAAAAGAGGGATACTTGCTTCTCTTAGGGCGATTGAGTCGTTCGGTTAAGATCGGAGGAGAAATGGTGAGTCTTGAGTCTGTGGAGTCTATTCTCCAAGAGCACTTTCTCTCAAAAAAGGGAAAAGGATGCTATGGAGAGGGGCCATGCTTCGTTGTCTGCGGATTAGAAAGAGAAGCCGAAAAAACCAAACTCTGTTTATTTACGACGTTAGAACTTTCTCTGCAAGAAGTGAATGAAGCCCTTAAACAGGCCGGGACGTGTAGCGTGGTAAAAATCTCGGATGTTCAGAAGCTAGAGGCTATCCCTTTATCTGGGATAGGGAAGCCTAATTATGTATTGCTTAGTAAGTGGTTAGAGAATAAATAAAAAGGTTTTTGATTATTTCATATGGCGAGTCAGTCTATAGATTTTATTTCCAATGATTTTTTAGGATTTGCTGGGTCTTCCATGCTTCAGCAAGCAGTTCAGGACAAATATTTAGAGATAGTACATTCTTATCCAAAAGTGATGCAAGGATCGACAGGATCTCGTCGTATTGTAGGTGGACATCCATTTCAATCCATACTGGAAGAAAAAATAGCAAAGTATCACGGTTTTGAATCCGCAGTTATCGCACACTGCGGTTACATGGCTAATTTAAGTTTGTGTTATCTAGTTTCTGAAGTCGATGATGTGATGTTGTGGGACGAAGGTGTACATGTATCTATTCGCGAAGGAAGTTTGATCATTTCTGGAAAGCAAGAGTCTTTCCTGCACAATGATATGGAGCATTTAGAAAAACTATTGATTAAGTACAGAGAAAAAGGATGTAATCGCATATTCATTTTCATTTCTACGGTTTATTCGTCAGACGGTTCGTTAGCTCCTCTCAACGAGGTCGTCGCTCTGTCGAAAAAATATGAAGCTCTTTTAATTTTTGACGAAGCTCATGCTTTAGGTATTCACGGATGTGAAGGTAAAGGTTTTGGGTCTGAAGATTTTAGAAAGGATGTTTACGCGGTACTAGTCACTTATGGTAAATCCTTCGGGGGATTTGGGGCTGCTATCCTTTCTTCTAAGATCGTTAGAGAAGATATCATGGAAAAAGGTACTCCTATAATGTTTTCTACAGCACTTCCTTTGCACGCGCTCGTAGTGATAGACAGAGCTTACGAACACTTTAAAACTTTTGGAAACTCTCTAAGAAAACAAATTTTCAATTTAAGGAATTATTTCTCTTCCTTTGTCTCAGATAGCTCGCCAGGATGTGTGCAGTCGATAAGGTTTTCAGAGCGTCAGCATGCTTTGGATTGGGTAGAGGCTCTAAAGGAACATAATATTCAAGTTGGTATTTTTGAATCCGAATCCGTGAGCTCCGTTCGGATTAATTTGCATGCGTTTAATAGCTATCGAGATATAGACACTCTCTTTAGGGTTGTGGAGAATTTGTTAGAAAAAGGTCGTTGTAGGATCGACGTCGATCATAAACTTCACTTTTCCAGAGAGTTTTGCGTCAAATAGAGCTTTTTGCAAAGATCCGTTAATACGCATAATTTGTTTTCCTTTAATCAGAAATTGATATCGAAAGAAATCTTTGATTTTAGAGTAGCCACAAGAAGTAATTTCCATAATTTGAAAATCTGGGGAAGGTCTTTTTGCTAATAATAAGTGAACTTTTTTGATTTCAGACAAGGTCTCCTCGGAATTTTTCCCTATAAAGATACATCGGACAAGCCTTTGGAAGGGTGGAAAATCGCATAACTCTCTTCCAGGAAGTTCTCTATGATAAAATGTAGAGTAGTCTCTCGCAACTGCAGCCAGGATGGTAGAGTGATCGGGTAAAAAGGTTTGGATAAGAACTTCTCCAGAAAGTTTACCTCTTCCAGATCGTCCTGCTACCTGAGTGATTAATTGGAAGACCTGCTCTGAAGCTCTGAAGTCTGGAATGTGTAACCCCGAGTCTCCGTTAAGAATCACAGATAGAGTAACAGAGGGACAATTCATTCCTTTTGCAATCATTTGTGTCCCAATGAGAACATCGGCTTTACCCGTAGAAAATTGGCGGAAAAGTTCATCATGAGCATTTTTGCTTCGGGTGGTGTCAGAGTCTATGCGGATGATTCGTATAGAAGGGAAGATAGCGTATAAAGCTTTCTCTATCTTTTCTGTTCCCATGCCGCGAAAAACCAATGACATGGAATCTCCACATTGTTCGCATTTTGTTGGTGGCGGAGAGATGGCATAGTTGCACAAATGGCAGGCTAGAGTATTAGATTTTTTGTGAAAGGTTAAAGTAACATCACAGTGTTTGCATTTTATAACATGTTGACAAGAGGAACAGAGAGCACTCGTGTAATACCCTCTGCGATTGTAGAAAATAACGGTTTGTTCTCCTTTTTTTAATCGCTCTTCTATTCCATTGATTACAGGTTGGGTGAACAATGTTGAAGAGTGAGATTTTTCTAGTTCCTCGTTCATGTTTATCAAAGAAACTTTTGGAGGGATTAGGCTAACAGCAGGATTAGAAAGGGTTAGCAATTGATACTTTCCCGATAAAGCATTGTAGTAGCTTTCTATACTAGGAGTTGCACTTCCAAGTAAGACCGTGGCGTTTGCTAGTTTTCCGCGCATGACAGCTACATCTCTAGCTTGGTAGCAGGGAGTGCTTTCTTGTTGTTTATAAGCGGGATCATGTTCTTCATCAACGATGATAAGCCCAAGATTTTTTAAAGGACAAAACAAGGCTGAACGGGGCCCTAGTATGACGTCTATAGCTCCTTCAGAAGCTTGCTGCCAAGTTTTGCTTTTCTCGCTATCGCTCAATTTGTGGTGGAGGATAGCAACTTTTTTCCCTAGACGGGCACGGAATAAATCCATGTTTTGCACAGTAAGGGCTATTTCTGGGACAAGGAATATGGAGCTTTTCCCCAGTTCTCTAGTTTTTTCTATAGCTTGGAAATATATTTCAGTTTTTCCGCTTCCAGTGACTCCAAAAAGAAGATGGGTTAGA
This is a stretch of genomic DNA from Chlamydiifrater phoenicopteri. It encodes these proteins:
- a CDS encoding aminotransferase class I/II-fold pyridoxal phosphate-dependent enzyme, with the translated sequence MASQSIDFISNDFLGFAGSSMLQQAVQDKYLEIVHSYPKVMQGSTGSRRIVGGHPFQSILEEKIAKYHGFESAVIAHCGYMANLSLCYLVSEVDDVMLWDEGVHVSIREGSLIISGKQESFLHNDMEHLEKLLIKYREKGCNRIFIFISTVYSSDGSLAPLNEVVALSKKYEALLIFDEAHALGIHGCEGKGFGSEDFRKDVYAVLVTYGKSFGGFGAAILSSKIVREDIMEKGTPIMFSTALPLHALVVIDRAYEHFKTFGNSLRKQIFNLRNYFSSFVSDSSPGCVQSIRFSERQHALDWVEALKEHNIQVGIFESESVSSVRINLHAFNSYRDIDTLFRVVENLLEKGRCRIDVDHKLHFSREFCVK
- a CDS encoding Glu/Leu/Phe/Val family dehydrogenase, with amino-acid sequence MKYRLVQEDLNIDDYERVIRFSCRETLLDSIIAIHNTRKGPALGGIRMLRYSSFEEGLRDVLRLAKGMTYKAFVSGVNTGGGKSIIFLPEGDFDREALLESFGQAVNSLQGSYICAEDMGTTPDDMQVIHRETKYVVGKKNVSGDPSYYTAHGLFLCLKAVAKELDAAFDRSLRGLKVAVQGLGMVGFKLAEKLFWEGASLIVADVNDEVVNIARKRFCAEVVDTTEVMFASCDILSPCARGGVLNSENVSRLRCRGVAGAANNQLESPEIAEELLNRGILYAPDYLANAGGLINVVSELGGQYDPREVLFALDRIPSVFDEAYKVSRNNNISLERVLLERFQKDF
- a CDS encoding AMP-binding protein → MGRQRDPCAPCNKNSGFRRGKTILEKFLRLCDDLSEEIVCFEDQLGFFSYKNTKRAIIALAKEFKKYSGESLGIMMPASIGAYISMFATLLAGKIPVMINWTQGRRELVAGLEKTQLKRVITSKTFLEHLKKNRDEENLRALFDPDQMGEVVLDAIHLKKVSIESIYASMGWISKLAVWGLSLLPISWLLRFFGVHRVSGDDTAVMLFTSGTENVPKCVPLTHNNLIVNQEDCFPFFDVKSVDKVISFLPPFHAYGFNSCTLLPLLAGVPLVFVANPLNINRIMQLMKSKRATIMGTTPTFYGYFLKKIESDPSFAESLSLVVLGGERVSEELYNSSEKLLPHVKVIQGYGATESSPVITLTPRELNRDGVGYPLPRSSIKILCRTTLTPLPEGNPGIVVVAGPSVFSGYYGEAPNFGFVNLDGEKYYNTGDIGLLTKEGYLLLLGRLSRSVKIGGEMVSLESVESILQEHFLSKKGKGCYGEGPCFVVCGLEREAEKTKLCLFTTLELSLQEVNEALKQAGTCSVVKISDVQKLEAIPLSGIGKPNYVLLSKWLENK
- a CDS encoding inositol monophosphatase family protein, translating into MLDSFYQLLPNYQQFLERLIFSILPKLVHYQQNLPLSSVWKKSDGSFVTSADYGVQFLIQQQLAQKTPGIPLVCEENYHDLPEEKLLSIYNFATQCTTKASPELITEVLSQKHPSIEDSFWLIDPIDGTSGFIRNQAFSVAISLVINKEPLLSVIACSDPTTRLLNPHQPYQVFSARKNHGSFSLSFSGGSIERKRIHTAQAYTCKFCEASMSTYNQQHQTTRQLSEQLLSRPQPVRLDSQSKYTYVASGKVDFFLRVPYVQVQAKPWDHIPGSLLTAEAGGIVSDLLGRPLTIRNSLCLENNATIVASSRPNVHEEVLTKLSAIYPEGTI
- a CDS encoding inorganic pyrophosphatase — translated: MTKRFIPHPWHGPELSSDNYESLCCYIEITPSDSVKFELDKESGLLKIDRPQKYSNFCPCLYGLLPKTYCGKRSGEFSAQKLNRSDIFGDKDPLDICVLTEKNITQGNILVQARPIGGIRIIDSGEADDKIIAVLEDDLVYGGIADITYCPSTILDMIVHYFLTYKATPDHLMSSGKPKVEVAGVYGKEEAKEVIRLAHEDYMESFA
- the priA gene encoding replication restart helicase PriA, whose product is MGNIKQTTFRRYAEVIVGSTINKILDYGIPENLETEIFRGSVVSVPLRGSQKAAIVIRTKTETKSPYVFPIINNIDSGITLSEDLLELIIWMSKYYFCPLGKMLKLVIPSKAQTVVQPKEHYLVSCLKSKSKIRALIREKGSTDSPQVRVLRTLLYSTHSLTLAELIKEASVSTSPVLSLEKAGVIKIVSSSEYDLQLNNVEFFLPESKTLTTEQSLAVQKISHSLEKAQFLTHLLFGVTGSGKTEIYFQAIEKTRELGKSSIFLVPEIALTVQNMDLFRARLGKKVAILHHKLSDSEKSKTWQQASEGAIDVILGPRSALFCPLKNLGLIIVDEEHDPAYKQQESTPCYQARDVAVMRGKLANATVLLGSATPSIESYYNALSGKYQLLTLSNPAVSLIPPKVSLINMNEELEKSHSSTLFTQPVINGIEERLKKGEQTVIFYNRRGYYTSALCSSCQHVIKCKHCDVTLTFHKKSNTLACHLCNYAISPPPTKCEQCGDSMSLVFRGMGTEKIEKALYAIFPSIRIIRIDSDTTRSKNAHDELFRQFSTGKADVLIGTQMIAKGMNCPSVTLSVILNGDSGLHIPDFRASEQVFQLITQVAGRSGRGKLSGEVLIQTFLPDHSTILAAVARDYSTFYHRELPGRELCDFPPFQRLVRCIFIGKNSEETLSEIKKVHLLLAKRPSPDFQIMEITSCGYSKIKDFFRYQFLIKGKQIMRINGSLQKALFDAKLSGKVKFMIDVDPTTTFF
- a CDS encoding lysophospholipid acyltransferase family protein, which codes for MLKDFINFFIFYLVKFLLSLRYRFTVTGLDALNLDKSCGVLLLSNHVAEIDPVIIEFLLWRKLKPHPLASSSLFKSSFVRWVLGQVGAVAVPDVSFAEKDRIRKKNEISKYFSTVLKILKNSETVLLYPSGKISREGPEVLGGSSSAYVLLQEIDKCNVVLVRIRGLWGSSFSRYNRNSTPPLGATFKKSFFALLRKGFFFLPRRPVSLTLERVDFSLLRSFAGKQELNRFLEAWFNRDPERVCLVPY